A DNA window from Myxococcales bacterium contains the following coding sequences:
- a CDS encoding sigma-70 family RNA polymerase sigma factor, which translates to MAPASDHEVAYQRWGPALVRKAERILRNREDAVDVVQSLFTDLIARREDAVDLPYLYRAITNRALNVVRDARSRARLLERQQGALAPTARAPVAARVIGLDLLARLCDALDGVHREVLVARYLDELTQDEIAELYGVSRKTVGKRLARVDAAAAALAGAGA; encoded by the coding sequence GTGGCACCTGCCAGTGATCACGAGGTCGCTTACCAGCGCTGGGGCCCGGCGCTCGTGCGCAAGGCCGAGCGCATCCTGCGCAACCGCGAGGACGCGGTCGACGTCGTCCAGAGCCTGTTCACCGATCTGATCGCCCGTCGCGAGGATGCCGTGGACCTCCCGTACCTCTACCGAGCCATCACCAACCGCGCGCTCAACGTCGTCCGCGACGCGCGGAGCCGGGCGCGGCTGCTCGAGCGGCAGCAGGGCGCGCTGGCGCCGACCGCGCGCGCGCCGGTCGCGGCCCGGGTGATCGGGCTCGATCTGCTGGCGCGGCTGTGCGACGCCCTCGACGGCGTCCACCGCGAGGTGCTGGTGGCGCGCTACCTCGACGAGCTGACCCAGGACGAGATCGCCGAGCTCTACGGGGTGTCGCGCAAGACCGTCGGCAAGCGCCTGGCCCGGGTCGACGCCGCGGCCGCCGCGCTGGCGGGGGCGGGCGCATGA
- a CDS encoding caspase family protein: protein MRALLATIAALFLATAGVTAGAAHADDVVSYALVVGSNRPGPGQTALAFAEDDAREVADVLRDLGGYDRARVQVVTNPSAATLLAAIATLERAVAADVAAGRTARVFFYYSGHARASGLSLGADELALDTLRARLFATRAALTVVVLDACQSGAFSRVKGAEPAADFSYNSRARLDASGVAVLASSTGSELSQESDYLRSSYFTHNLLVGLRGAADDNHDGRVSLDEAYRYTYHQTLLATAATAVGTQHVSVEVDLKGAGEIPLSFPERASATLTLPAAGAGQVLVVKMPARAVVAELQKRAGAAVQVAVAPGRYQVLFRTDARILRCPVTAGPGAAPLALDGCAVEAPTVGASKGGGGPAGPRWLAATTFGLGASRADGYTQRLEDFGYHKQLGVGARLGVDVLRRVHPHVLVGGSAALVGGDEWRRDTDLEPLTIQWNTATVGPLGRVELRTGPVAGFAQLGAGLAITGATFRDQQGQAADELHAGPYAGAALGVEWMPWATVGFTGRVEGSYAPSLPNLLGDRHDTGLLGLALGVVVTR from the coding sequence ATGCGCGCCCTCCTGGCCACGATCGCCGCCCTCTTCCTCGCCACCGCTGGCGTCACCGCCGGCGCGGCCCACGCCGATGACGTCGTCAGCTACGCGCTGGTGGTCGGCTCCAACCGTCCGGGTCCCGGACAGACCGCGCTGGCGTTCGCCGAGGACGACGCCCGCGAGGTCGCGGACGTCCTGCGCGATCTGGGCGGCTACGATCGCGCCCGGGTCCAGGTCGTGACCAACCCCTCGGCGGCGACGTTGCTCGCGGCGATCGCCACCCTCGAGCGCGCGGTCGCCGCCGACGTCGCGGCCGGCCGCACCGCCCGGGTGTTCTTCTACTACTCGGGCCACGCCCGGGCCTCGGGCCTGTCGCTCGGCGCCGACGAGCTGGCGCTCGACACGTTGCGGGCGCGGCTGTTCGCGACCCGCGCGGCGCTGACCGTGGTCGTGCTCGACGCGTGCCAGAGCGGCGCGTTCTCGCGGGTCAAGGGCGCCGAGCCGGCCGCGGACTTCTCGTACAACTCGCGGGCGCGGCTCGACGCCAGCGGCGTGGCGGTGCTGGCGTCGTCGACCGGCAGCGAGCTGTCCCAGGAGTCCGACTACCTGCGGTCGTCGTACTTCACGCACAACCTCCTGGTCGGCCTGCGCGGCGCCGCCGACGACAACCACGACGGGCGGGTCTCGCTCGACGAGGCCTACCGCTACACCTACCACCAGACCTTGCTCGCCACCGCCGCGACCGCGGTCGGCACGCAGCACGTCTCGGTCGAGGTCGATCTCAAGGGCGCCGGCGAGATCCCGCTGTCGTTCCCCGAGCGCGCCAGCGCGACCCTGACCCTGCCGGCCGCCGGCGCGGGCCAGGTGCTGGTGGTCAAGATGCCGGCGCGCGCGGTCGTGGCCGAGCTGCAGAAGCGCGCGGGCGCCGCGGTGCAGGTCGCGGTGGCGCCGGGCCGCTACCAGGTGCTGTTCCGCACCGACGCGCGCATCCTGCGCTGCCCGGTCACCGCCGGGCCGGGCGCGGCGCCGCTGGCCCTCGACGGGTGCGCGGTCGAGGCCCCGACCGTCGGCGCCAGCAAGGGCGGCGGCGGCCCGGCGGGGCCGCGGTGGCTGGCGGCGACGACGTTCGGGCTCGGCGCCAGCCGCGCCGACGGGTACACGCAGCGGCTCGAGGACTTCGGCTACCACAAGCAGCTCGGCGTCGGCGCGCGCCTCGGCGTCGACGTGCTGCGCCGGGTCCACCCCCACGTGCTCGTCGGGGGCTCGGCCGCGCTGGTCGGCGGCGACGAGTGGCGGCGCGACACCGATCTCGAGCCGCTGACGATCCAGTGGAACACCGCGACGGTCGGCCCGCTCGGGCGGGTCGAGCTGCGGACCGGGCCGGTGGCCGGCTTCGCGCAGCTCGGCGCCGGCCTCGCGATCACCGGCGCGACGTTCCGCGACCAGCAGGGCCAGGCCGCCGACGAGCTCCACGCCGGGCCCTACGCCGGCGCCGCGCTGGGCGTCGAGTGGATGCCGTGGGCCACGGTCGGGTTCACCGGCCGGGTCGAGGGCAGCTACGCGCCGTCGCTCCCCAACCTCCTCGGCGATCGCCACGACACCGGCCTGCTCGGGCTGGCGCTCGGCGTCGTCGTCACCCGCTAG
- a CDS encoding CopD family protein: MNDSDIWLRIGHIVGFVLWISGMLSTLYLLRVHAMVEGPARDVVARQEGRTAMIMDLGATLAITCGFVTAFTRVPSSFKTGGWLHIKLTIIALTLFAIHGFTRAQVKRYRNGQIKPLPRALPYVVMAAATVVIILGAHPTLLRK, translated from the coding sequence ATGAACGATTCGGATATCTGGCTGCGCATCGGGCACATCGTCGGGTTCGTCCTGTGGATCTCGGGCATGCTGTCGACGCTGTACCTGCTGCGGGTCCACGCGATGGTCGAGGGCCCGGCCCGCGACGTGGTCGCGCGCCAGGAGGGGCGCACCGCCATGATCATGGACCTCGGCGCGACCCTGGCCATCACGTGCGGGTTCGTGACCGCGTTCACGAGGGTGCCGAGCTCGTTCAAGACCGGCGGCTGGCTCCACATCAAGCTGACGATCATCGCGCTGACCCTGTTCGCGATCCACGGCTTCACCCGGGCCCAGGTCAAGCGGTACCGCAACGGCCAGATCAAGCCGCTGCCCCGGGCGCTGCCCTACGTCGTGATGGCGGCCGCGACCGTGGTGATCATCCTCGGCGCCCACCCGACGCTCTTGCGCAAGTAG
- a CDS encoding phosphoesterase, with translation MTTCKVFFHDACFDGTASAALFSAFYRTHVPGAALVPIGVHHRLGDAFAAVAIDGDDNACVDFRYSPHPAMRWWFDHHATAFQPTELRAHFEGRADEHMAFDPTAPSCAGVVTRVLAERYGWTPPPHLVELTAWADIVDAAAYPDARTATALATPATRLAVWVASVRDPALVRRYIATLELEPLEAIDRAPWVRAGLEPILARRAADRDRWLAMGDVRGPVVMFDLIGRGVGSPGLTAYDLFPSCTYTVAVMATDGAVKVGVGWNPWGGPRRHDLGELCAAHGGGGHPVVGGVTLPAGEIAHGRAVAATLVAALTADPVTDP, from the coding sequence GTGACCACCTGTAAGGTCTTCTTCCACGACGCGTGCTTCGACGGGACCGCGTCGGCGGCGCTGTTCTCCGCGTTCTACCGGACCCACGTCCCGGGCGCGGCGCTGGTGCCGATCGGCGTCCACCACCGCCTCGGCGACGCGTTCGCCGCCGTGGCGATCGACGGCGACGACAACGCCTGCGTCGACTTCCGCTACTCGCCGCACCCGGCGATGCGCTGGTGGTTCGATCACCACGCGACCGCGTTCCAGCCGACCGAGCTGCGCGCGCACTTCGAGGGCCGCGCCGACGAGCACATGGCGTTCGATCCGACCGCGCCGTCGTGCGCCGGCGTCGTGACCCGGGTCCTGGCCGAGCGCTACGGCTGGACGCCGCCGCCGCACCTGGTCGAGCTGACCGCGTGGGCCGACATCGTCGACGCCGCCGCCTACCCCGACGCCCGCACCGCCACGGCCCTGGCCACGCCGGCCACGCGCCTCGCGGTCTGGGTCGCGTCGGTGCGCGACCCCGCGCTGGTGCGGCGGTACATCGCGACGCTCGAGCTCGAGCCGCTCGAGGCGATCGATCGCGCGCCGTGGGTGCGGGCCGGCCTCGAGCCGATCCTGGCCCGGCGCGCGGCCGATCGCGATCGGTGGCTGGCGATGGGCGACGTGCGCGGGCCGGTGGTGATGTTCGATCTGATCGGCCGCGGCGTCGGCTCGCCCGGCCTGACCGCGTACGACCTGTTCCCGAGCTGCACCTACACGGTCGCGGTGATGGCCACCGACGGCGCGGTCAAGGTCGGGGTCGGCTGGAACCCGTGGGGCGGCCCGCGCCGCCACGACCTCGGCGAGCTGTGCGCGGCCCACGGCGGCGGCGGCCACCCGGTCGTCGGCGGCGTCACGCTGCCGGCCGGGGAGATCGCGCACGGCCGCGCGGTGGCGGCGACGCTGGTCGCGGCGCTCACCGCCGACCCGGTCACTGACCCATGA
- a CDS encoding prepilin peptidase, whose protein sequence is MEPSPLEDLARSPAALVAAFLFGSLWGSFANVCVYRWPPTDAHPDGRSVVHPGSHCGACGHAVRWYDNVPILSWLWLRGRCRDCGVTFSARYLLVEAVTGVLFMAAWWFAMDARAALESMDLRLVRFGIGAAFAWTMVVILFTDLDHKLVLPLPSYPAIPLFYGLGLLLPERRWPDGLIGIAVGYGLVRLIADGYYFITKREGMGYGDGVILAVVGALLGWRGVVVSLFAGATLGTIISVPALLLARRGAAAAPDGAAGAAGADHDGDADGEDGEDAADPGLARVEVPFGPFLATAALFWWYAEPYLTIRFMGQ, encoded by the coding sequence ATGGAGCCGTCGCCGCTCGAGGACCTGGCCCGCAGCCCGGCCGCGCTGGTGGCCGCGTTCCTGTTCGGCAGCCTCTGGGGCAGCTTCGCCAACGTCTGCGTCTACCGGTGGCCGCCGACCGACGCTCACCCCGACGGGCGCTCGGTGGTCCACCCGGGCTCGCACTGCGGCGCCTGCGGCCACGCGGTGCGCTGGTACGACAACGTGCCGATCCTGAGCTGGCTGTGGCTGCGCGGCCGCTGCCGCGACTGCGGCGTGACGTTCTCGGCCCGGTACTTGCTGGTCGAGGCGGTCACCGGCGTGCTGTTCATGGCCGCGTGGTGGTTCGCGATGGACGCCCGGGCCGCGCTCGAGTCGATGGACCTGCGGCTGGTGCGGTTCGGCATCGGCGCGGCGTTCGCGTGGACGATGGTCGTGATCCTGTTCACCGATCTCGATCACAAGCTGGTCTTGCCGCTGCCGTCGTACCCGGCGATCCCGCTGTTCTACGGCCTGGGGCTGCTCTTGCCCGAGCGGCGCTGGCCCGACGGGCTGATCGGCATCGCGGTCGGCTACGGCCTGGTGCGGCTGATCGCCGACGGCTACTACTTCATCACCAAGCGCGAGGGCATGGGCTACGGCGACGGCGTGATCCTGGCGGTGGTCGGCGCGCTGCTGGGCTGGCGCGGCGTCGTGGTCAGCCTGTTCGCCGGCGCCACGCTGGGCACGATCATCTCGGTGCCGGCGCTGCTCCTGGCCCGGCGCGGCGCGGCGGCGGCGCCCGACGGGGCCGCCGGGGCCGCCGGGGCCGACCACGACGGCGACGCCGACGGCGAGGACGGCGAGGATGCCGCCGACCCGGGCCTGGCGCGGGTCGAGGTGCCGTTCGGCCCGTTCCTCGCGACCGCGGCGCTGTTCTGGTGGTACGCCGAGCCGTACCTGACCATCCGCTTCATGGGTCAGTGA
- the proB gene encoding glutamate 5-kinase, which translates to MTAPVAVAARERAALREVRRVVVKIGSRLLAESPAGRPATVADQVAALLARGVEVILVSSGAIALGVKALRLATRPADLPGLQAAAAVGQSRLMQHWEHAFAPHDRLIGQVLLTHDDVDDRGRFLSARNTIRALLDRGVVPIINENDTVAVEEIKFGDNDELSALVMSLASADALIILTDVDGVWDERGVRMPIVRDAEREAAPVAGASAGDGVGSGGMASKVKSARMVTRLGVPCVIAPGRLPRVLLDVLDGADVGTLFVPGAPVSRRKHWIAYGAKPTGRVVIDDGARRALCELGKSLLPAGVVALEGDFGAGDTVSVVTSDGREVARGLAAYPAADLARIRGLHSTDIEATLGYRTLDEAIHRDDLVLL; encoded by the coding sequence TTGACCGCGCCGGTCGCGGTCGCCGCGCGCGAGCGCGCGGCCCTGCGCGAGGTCCGCCGCGTGGTCGTGAAGATCGGCAGCCGGCTCCTGGCCGAGAGCCCGGCCGGGCGCCCGGCCACGGTCGCCGATCAGGTCGCCGCGCTCCTGGCCCGCGGCGTCGAGGTGATCCTGGTGTCGTCGGGCGCGATCGCCCTGGGCGTCAAGGCGCTGCGGCTGGCGACCCGCCCGGCCGATCTGCCCGGCCTGCAGGCGGCGGCCGCGGTCGGCCAGAGCCGGCTGATGCAGCACTGGGAGCACGCGTTCGCGCCCCACGATCGCCTGATCGGCCAGGTGCTCTTGACCCACGACGACGTCGACGATCGCGGCCGGTTCCTGTCGGCCCGCAACACCATCCGCGCGCTGCTCGACCGCGGGGTCGTGCCGATCATCAACGAGAACGACACGGTCGCGGTCGAGGAGATCAAGTTCGGCGACAACGACGAGCTGTCGGCGCTGGTCATGAGCCTGGCCTCGGCCGACGCGCTGATCATCCTGACCGACGTCGACGGGGTCTGGGACGAGCGCGGCGTGCGCATGCCGATCGTCCGCGACGCCGAGCGCGAGGCCGCGCCGGTGGCGGGCGCCAGCGCGGGCGACGGCGTCGGCTCGGGCGGCATGGCGTCGAAGGTCAAGTCGGCGCGGATGGTGACCCGGCTGGGCGTGCCGTGCGTGATCGCGCCCGGGCGCCTGCCCCGGGTGCTGCTCGATGTCCTCGACGGCGCCGACGTCGGCACGCTGTTCGTGCCCGGCGCCCCGGTCAGCCGCCGCAAGCACTGGATCGCCTACGGCGCCAAGCCCACGGGCCGGGTCGTGATCGACGACGGCGCCCGGCGGGCGCTGTGCGAGCTGGGCAAGAGCCTGCTGCCGGCCGGCGTGGTCGCGCTCGAGGGCGACTTCGGCGCCGGCGACACCGTCAGCGTCGTGACCTCCGACGGCCGCGAGGTCGCCCGGGGGCTGGCCGCCTACCCCGCCGCCGACCTGGCTCGAATCCGGGGCTTGCATTCGACCGACATCGAGGCGACCCTCGGATACAGGACGCTCGACGAAGCGATCCACCGTGATGATCTGGTGCTCCTGTGA
- a CDS encoding glutamate-5-semialdehyde dehydrogenase — translation MTDLDLHALATAARAASRAVAKAPAAQRQAALVAIAGAVRAQADAILAANRADLDGAAARGLAPAMIDRLRLDPGRLEAIARAVDEIAGQPELIGRLEREEVRPNGLRIARMRIPLGVIAIVYEARPNVTVDAAALCLKAGNACILRGGSEAFHSNQALGAAVAAGLAAAGLPAAAVTVVPSTDRDAIRALVGLEGLVDLVIPRGGEGLIRFVAEHARVPVIKHYKGVCHLYVHADADLDMAVAIADNGKVSRPGVCNALETILIDRAVAPTLVPRLCAHLGSKGVEIRGDAEVVRLGGAGVRAATAEDWDAEYLELKVAMAVVDDLDAAIAHIERHGSDHTETIVTRDDAAAARFLAEVGSSTVMHNASTRFADGGELGLGAEIGISTTRLHAYGPMGAEGLTTSKFIVRGTGQIR, via the coding sequence GTGACCGACCTCGACCTGCACGCCCTCGCCACCGCGGCCCGCGCCGCCAGCCGCGCGGTCGCCAAGGCGCCGGCCGCCCAGCGCCAGGCCGCGCTGGTGGCGATCGCCGGCGCGGTGCGCGCCCAGGCCGACGCGATCCTGGCCGCCAACCGGGCCGACCTCGACGGCGCCGCCGCCCGCGGCCTGGCGCCCGCGATGATCGACCGCCTGCGCCTCGATCCGGGCCGCCTCGAGGCCATCGCCCGCGCCGTCGACGAGATCGCCGGGCAGCCCGAGCTGATCGGTCGGCTCGAGCGCGAGGAGGTCCGCCCCAACGGCCTGCGGATCGCGCGCATGCGCATCCCGCTGGGGGTGATCGCGATCGTCTACGAGGCCCGCCCCAACGTCACCGTCGACGCCGCGGCGCTGTGCCTCAAGGCCGGCAACGCCTGCATCCTGCGGGGCGGGTCCGAGGCGTTCCACTCGAACCAGGCCCTGGGCGCGGCGGTCGCGGCCGGGCTGGCGGCGGCCGGGCTGCCCGCGGCGGCGGTGACGGTCGTGCCGTCGACCGATCGCGACGCGATCCGCGCGCTGGTCGGCCTCGAGGGGCTGGTCGATCTGGTCATCCCGCGCGGCGGCGAGGGCCTGATCCGGTTCGTCGCCGAGCACGCCCGGGTGCCGGTGATCAAGCACTACAAGGGCGTCTGCCACCTGTACGTCCACGCCGACGCCGACCTCGACATGGCCGTCGCGATCGCGGACAACGGCAAGGTGTCGCGGCCGGGCGTGTGCAACGCGCTCGAGACGATCCTGATCGATCGCGCGGTGGCGCCGACGCTGGTGCCGCGGCTGTGCGCGCACCTGGGCAGCAAGGGCGTCGAGATCCGCGGCGACGCCGAGGTCGTGCGCCTGGGCGGCGCCGGCGTGCGGGCCGCGACCGCCGAGGACTGGGACGCCGAGTACCTCGAGCTCAAGGTCGCGATGGCGGTCGTCGACGATCTCGACGCGGCGATCGCCCACATCGAGCGCCACGGCTCGGACCACACCGAGACCATCGTCACCCGCGACGACGCGGCCGCGGCGCGGTTCCTGGCCGAGGTCGGCAGCTCGACCGTCATGCACAACGCCTCGACCCGGTTCGCCGACGGCGGCGAGCTCGGGCTCGGCGCGGAGATCGGCATCTCGACCACGCGCCTGCACGCCTACGGCCCGATGGGCGCCGAGGGCCTCACGACCAGCAAGTTCATCGTCCGCGGCACCGGTCAGATCCGGTGA
- the rsfS gene encoding ribosome silencing factor, which produces MSDSPDKTPTTRVATDPRPERAKGDDAPPTTPRTDDAGLDDALKALSFALDKKALEPVLLDVRGLCTYASFQLVLSGRSDRQVDAISEGIIIGMKEAGIRPLSTEGKRSGQWALLDFGDVIVHVFHHPAREHYDLEGLWIDAPRIPLDVPEDARVAADDYA; this is translated from the coding sequence ATGAGCGACAGCCCCGACAAGACCCCGACCACGCGCGTGGCCACCGACCCGCGGCCCGAGCGGGCCAAGGGTGACGACGCGCCGCCGACGACGCCGCGCACCGACGACGCCGGCCTCGACGACGCGCTCAAGGCGCTCAGCTTCGCGCTCGACAAGAAGGCGCTCGAGCCGGTGCTGCTCGACGTGCGCGGGCTGTGCACCTACGCCAGCTTCCAGCTCGTGCTCAGCGGTCGCTCGGACCGTCAGGTCGACGCGATCAGCGAGGGCATCATCATCGGGATGAAGGAGGCCGGCATCCGGCCGCTGTCGACCGAGGGCAAGCGCTCGGGCCAATGGGCGCTGCTCGACTTCGGCGACGTGATCGTCCACGTGTTCCACCACCCAGCCCGCGAGCACTACGACCTCGAGGGCCTGTGGATCGACGCGCCGCGGATCCCGCTCGACGTGCCCGAGGACGCCCGGGTCGCCGCCGACGACTACGCGTGA
- a CDS encoding 23S rRNA (pseudouridine(1915)-N(3))-methyltransferase RlmH produces MKITVATVGRLKEDYLRAAEDEYRKRLRTYCTLAVTEHKTVDELLAAVPAAAHLYAFDERGDALSSREFATGVLAREQSHGGGAPLVFAIGGADGLGDAVRARATRLLAFGRLTIAHRLVRVLVLEQLYRGFSIVRGEPYHRD; encoded by the coding sequence GTGAAGATCACGGTCGCGACGGTCGGCCGCCTGAAGGAGGACTACCTGCGGGCGGCCGAGGACGAGTACCGCAAGCGCCTGCGGACGTACTGCACGCTGGCGGTGACCGAGCACAAGACCGTCGACGAGCTGCTGGCCGCGGTGCCGGCCGCGGCCCACCTGTACGCGTTCGACGAGCGCGGCGACGCGCTGTCGTCGCGCGAGTTCGCCACCGGCGTGCTGGCGCGCGAGCAGAGCCACGGCGGCGGCGCGCCGCTGGTGTTCGCGATCGGCGGCGCCGACGGCCTCGGCGACGCGGTCCGGGCCCGCGCCACCCGGCTGCTAGCGTTCGGCCGCCTGACCATCGCCCACCGGCTGGTGCGGGTGCTCGTGCTCGAGCAGCTCTACCGCGGCTTCAGCATCGTCCGCGGCGAGCCGTACCACCGCGACTGA
- a CDS encoding cyclic nucleotide-binding domain-containing protein, with protein sequence MAAVPDGGALTATVHLLDRAGRALRTVPGWDRRAVPMARLGAPTGDPAGAEAEAGPEVAGAAALQLDVDLVFGPLADPAGSPTAPFGFGSLYFERFRIELALEVDGATVASDGFEFEIFDERGFGALYARIAERLLPHDLRAQLAAAGTSAAEVDVAFHPWFPVLCIGVAKANLYLRAIRGDVARERRMLTDPAWLLRVGLYLELLTCLGIAAAVRSTLDLLTPEERTLFERAPAFAELRRRIDPAAWTKVWDLRAIARWRTPGVDLPVGVHNLLRKKAATLGFLHAHHDDLKHAIELAGDNRVNAQETWQRVFRDAERAVLTMNQEAFPELQALGDGVRRFVLWHRQGSAFGLSIPTALAAAFGDQDGLFPSACAQYRASMNQVAAWAAERGLMEFTGDECVPRAVSLLESHLAGHRARLAQLQRRDGYHASLELRETDEEPRRLAVDEVRARIEGIPIFRLFTAAEVEQLARQARTITLGPTERIIVQGNPGSSLFVLHDGALEVIARTGAGEQVVAELEPGAVVGEVAFLTGQPRTATVRALETATVIEIAARHLEPIVRERPGILDELTALMTARQHVGDDLPAAGLVQRLLASIFGS encoded by the coding sequence GTGGCGGCCGTGCCCGACGGCGGCGCGCTGACCGCGACCGTGCACCTGCTCGACCGCGCCGGCCGCGCGCTGCGCACGGTGCCGGGCTGGGACCGCCGCGCGGTGCCGATGGCCCGGCTGGGCGCGCCGACCGGCGACCCGGCTGGGGCCGAGGCCGAGGCCGGCCCCGAGGTCGCCGGCGCCGCCGCGCTCCAGCTCGACGTCGACCTTGTGTTCGGGCCGCTGGCCGACCCCGCCGGCAGCCCGACCGCGCCGTTCGGGTTCGGATCGCTGTACTTCGAGCGGTTCCGGATCGAGCTCGCGCTCGAGGTCGACGGCGCCACCGTCGCCAGCGACGGGTTCGAGTTCGAGATCTTCGATGAGCGCGGTTTCGGCGCGCTGTACGCGCGGATCGCCGAGCGGCTGTTGCCCCACGACCTGCGCGCGCAGCTCGCCGCCGCCGGCACCAGCGCGGCCGAGGTCGACGTCGCGTTCCACCCATGGTTCCCGGTGCTGTGCATCGGCGTCGCCAAGGCCAACCTGTACCTGCGGGCGATCCGCGGCGACGTCGCGCGCGAGCGCCGGATGCTGACCGACCCCGCGTGGCTGCTGCGCGTGGGGCTGTACCTGGAGCTCTTGACCTGCCTGGGCATCGCGGCCGCGGTGCGGTCCACGCTCGATCTGCTCACGCCCGAGGAGCGGACCCTGTTCGAGCGGGCGCCCGCGTTCGCCGAGCTGCGCCGGCGGATCGACCCCGCCGCCTGGACCAAGGTCTGGGACCTGCGCGCGATCGCGCGCTGGCGCACGCCCGGCGTCGACCTGCCGGTCGGCGTCCACAACCTCCTGCGCAAGAAGGCCGCCACGCTCGGGTTCCTGCACGCCCACCACGACGACCTGAAGCACGCGATCGAGCTGGCCGGCGACAACCGCGTCAACGCCCAGGAGACCTGGCAGCGGGTCTTCCGCGACGCCGAGCGCGCGGTCCTGACCATGAACCAGGAGGCGTTCCCCGAGCTGCAGGCGCTCGGCGACGGCGTCCGCCGCTTCGTCCTGTGGCACCGCCAGGGCAGCGCGTTCGGGCTGTCGATCCCGACCGCGCTGGCCGCGGCGTTCGGCGATCAGGACGGGCTGTTCCCGTCGGCGTGCGCGCAGTACCGCGCGTCGATGAACCAGGTCGCGGCCTGGGCCGCTGAGCGCGGGCTGATGGAGTTCACCGGCGACGAGTGCGTGCCGCGCGCGGTCAGCCTGCTCGAGTCGCACCTGGCCGGCCACCGGGCCCGCCTGGCGCAGCTGCAGCGGCGCGACGGCTACCACGCGTCGCTCGAGCTGCGCGAGACCGACGAGGAGCCGCGCCGGCTCGCGGTCGACGAGGTCCGCGCGCGCATCGAGGGCATCCCGATCTTCCGCCTGTTCACCGCCGCCGAGGTCGAGCAGCTGGCCCGGCAGGCGCGCACGATCACGCTGGGGCCGACCGAGCGCATCATCGTCCAGGGCAACCCCGGCTCGTCGCTGTTCGTCCTCCACGACGGCGCGCTCGAGGTGATCGCCCGCACCGGCGCCGGCGAGCAGGTCGTCGCGGAGCTCGAGCCCGGCGCGGTCGTCGGCGAGGTCGCGTTCCTGACCGGGCAGCCGCGCACGGCCACGGTGCGCGCGCTCGAGACCGCGACGGTGATCGAGATCGCGGCCCGTCACCTCGAGCCGATCGTGCGCGAGCGCCCGGGGATCCTCGACGAGCTGACCGCGCTCATGACCGCGCGCCAGCACGTCGGCGACGACCTGCCCGCGGCCGGCCTGGTCCAGCGCCTGCTCGCGAGCATCTTCGGGAGCTGA
- a CDS encoding TonB family protein codes for MPTSPKLAVLVLALAPIAGCATTKARSTPAPRVAEAALVADDGVAPTFPTRLTRPSTPRAADRLAHRVAAELGGRARADLRVCVGGDGAVTDAAVVRTSGIAALDRALLADARTWRYQARAARTAPACQRVGIDYKLP; via the coding sequence ATGCCGACCTCTCCCAAGCTCGCCGTGCTCGTCCTCGCGCTCGCCCCCATCGCTGGCTGTGCCACGACCAAGGCGCGCTCCACCCCTGCGCCGCGCGTCGCCGAGGCGGCGCTCGTCGCCGACGACGGCGTCGCGCCGACGTTCCCGACGCGGCTGACCCGGCCGTCGACGCCGCGCGCGGCCGATCGCCTCGCGCACCGGGTCGCGGCCGAGCTCGGCGGCCGCGCCCGCGCCGACCTGCGCGTGTGCGTCGGCGGCGACGGCGCCGTCACCGACGCCGCGGTCGTCCGCACCAGCGGCATCGCCGCGCTCGATCGCGCGCTGCTCGCCGACGCCCGCACCTGGCGCTACCAGGCCCGCGCCGCCCGCACGGCCCCGGCCTGCCAGCGGGTCGGGATCGACTACAAGCTGCCGTGA